One Microlunatus soli genomic window carries:
- the argJ gene encoding bifunctional glutamate N-acetyltransferase/amino-acid acetyltransferase ArgJ has product MSVTTAQGFTAAGLAAGIKATGKADLALVRNLGPDFTAAAVFTSNRVKAAPVQWSEQVIKDGKLQAVILNSGGANACTGPDGFADTHATAEAVADALGIGAIDVAVCSTGLIGTRLPMDKITGAIPAIVQQSSTDGGDDAAEAIMTTDTHSKQATASGSGWTVGAMAKGAGMLAPGLATMLVVITTDAVIDAAELDSALRQATAATFDRVDSDGCMSTNDTVIAMASGASGEAADRAEFEAALTAVCHELAQQLLGDAEGAAHRIAINIHGAVSADDAIMVGRTIARNNLFKCAIFGEDPNWGRVLAAIGTTDADFDPDQLDVSFNGIKVCVGGSIGEPRELVDLGPREVAVDVDLHAGDHETTIWTNDLTYDYVKENAEYVS; this is encoded by the coding sequence GTGAGCGTCACGACTGCGCAGGGATTCACCGCTGCCGGACTGGCTGCCGGCATCAAGGCGACAGGCAAAGCCGATCTTGCTCTGGTCCGCAACCTCGGTCCTGACTTCACCGCCGCCGCGGTCTTCACCTCCAACAGGGTCAAGGCCGCACCCGTGCAGTGGTCGGAACAGGTGATCAAGGACGGCAAGCTGCAGGCCGTCATCCTGAACTCCGGAGGTGCCAACGCCTGTACCGGTCCCGACGGTTTCGCCGACACCCACGCCACCGCCGAGGCCGTCGCCGACGCCCTCGGGATCGGCGCGATCGATGTCGCTGTCTGTTCCACCGGGCTGATCGGCACTCGGCTGCCGATGGACAAGATCACCGGTGCAATACCGGCCATTGTCCAGCAGTCGAGCACCGACGGCGGCGACGATGCTGCCGAGGCGATCATGACCACCGACACCCACTCCAAACAGGCCACGGCCTCGGGCTCCGGTTGGACCGTCGGCGCCATGGCCAAGGGCGCGGGAATGCTCGCTCCCGGTCTGGCCACGATGCTGGTCGTGATCACCACCGACGCGGTGATCGATGCTGCCGAACTGGACTCGGCGTTGCGCCAAGCGACAGCGGCGACCTTCGACCGGGTGGACAGCGACGGTTGCATGTCCACCAATGACACCGTGATCGCGATGGCCAGCGGTGCATCAGGTGAGGCGGCGGATCGGGCGGAGTTCGAAGCGGCACTGACAGCCGTTTGCCACGAACTTGCCCAACAGCTGCTCGGAGATGCCGAGGGGGCCGCGCATCGCATTGCTATCAACATCCACGGCGCGGTAAGCGCCGACGACGCGATCATGGTCGGCCGGACGATCGCCCGGAACAACCTCTTCAAGTGCGCCATCTTCGGCGAGGATCCCAACTGGGGCAGGGTCCTGGCAGCAATCGGCACCACCGACGCGGACTTCGATCCGGACCAGCTCGACGTCTCGTTCAACGGCATCAAGGTGTGCGTCGGTGGTTCGATCGGCGAACCCCGCGAACTGGTGGATCTCGGTCCTCGGGAGGTCGCGGTCGACGTCGATCTGCACGCTGGCGACCACGAGACCACCATCTGGACCAACGACCTCACCTACGACTACGTCAAAGAGAATGCGGAGTACGTATCGTGA
- the argB gene encoding acetylglutamate kinase encodes MSIIRKAEKLSLVEKASILTEALPWLETYAGKTVVIKYGGNAMIDEDLKAAFAQDIVFMKRCGVHPVVVHGGGPQISAMLDRLGITSEFKGGLRVTSPEAMEIVRMVLVGQVGRDLVGLINRQSALAVGMSGEDGGLFTATKKLARIDGEEVDLGLVGEVSMVRTEAINGLISAGRIPVVASIAPDRHGVVHNVNADTAAAALAVALQADRMVMLTDVEGLYADWPNSTDVIKELPASELRTMLPELQSGMVPKMEACLKAVEGGLTRATVTDGRVPHALLLEVFTNAGIGTMVTQDGLVRLGSRVFPAAAGIPPEELANGEYAAEEKKS; translated from the coding sequence GTGAGCATCATCCGCAAGGCCGAGAAGCTTTCCCTGGTGGAGAAGGCGTCCATCCTCACCGAGGCGCTGCCCTGGTTGGAGACCTACGCAGGCAAGACGGTGGTGATCAAGTACGGCGGCAACGCCATGATCGACGAGGACCTGAAGGCTGCGTTCGCCCAGGACATCGTGTTCATGAAGCGTTGCGGTGTGCATCCGGTCGTGGTGCACGGCGGCGGTCCGCAGATCTCGGCGATGCTGGATCGCCTGGGCATCACCAGCGAGTTCAAGGGCGGTCTGCGGGTGACCAGCCCGGAGGCGATGGAGATCGTCCGGATGGTGCTGGTCGGCCAGGTCGGCCGCGACCTGGTCGGACTGATCAACCGGCAGAGCGCGCTCGCCGTCGGCATGTCCGGCGAGGACGGTGGACTGTTCACCGCCACCAAGAAGCTGGCGCGGATCGACGGCGAGGAAGTCGATCTTGGTCTGGTCGGCGAGGTCAGCATGGTGCGGACCGAGGCGATCAACGGACTGATCAGCGCCGGTCGGATCCCGGTGGTCGCCAGTATTGCTCCGGACCGGCACGGGGTGGTCCACAACGTCAATGCCGACACAGCTGCGGCGGCATTGGCGGTTGCCCTGCAGGCCGACCGGATGGTGATGCTCACCGACGTCGAAGGGCTGTACGCCGACTGGCCGAACAGCACCGACGTGATCAAGGAACTGCCGGCCTCGGAGTTGCGCACCATGCTTCCCGAGCTGCAGTCCGGGATGGTGCCGAAGATGGAGGCCTGCCTGAAGGCCGTCGAGGGCGGACTGACCCGCGCTACGGTCACCGATGGTCGGGTGCCGCATGCCCTGTTGCTGGAAGTCTTCACCAATGCCGGAATCGGCACCATGGTGACCCAGGACGGCCTGGTGCGGCTCGGCAGCCGTGTCTTTCCCGCTGCCGCCGGGATACCGCCCGAAGAGTTGGCCAACGGTGAGTACGCCGCAGAGGAGAAGAAGTCATGA
- a CDS encoding acetylornithine transaminase, with protein MTELQARIGDSTAVSDQLSSPTDRGSAALLNSYDQHLMHTFGRPKRVFVRGEGCYVWDTEGTKHLDLLSGLAVNALGHAHPTVLSAITGQIATLGHVSNFFATPSQVALAEKLTSLVAADAPARVFFANSGTEANEAAFKITRLTGKTKIISTEGSFHGRSIGALAITANEKYRKPFEPLPGDVEFVPYGDIAALEAAIDDQTAAVVLEPIQGENGVVVPPDGYLTAARKLASAHGALLWLDEVQTGIGRTGYWLESMRSGVVGDIVTVAKGLGNGFPIGACVAIGPAADLLAPGSHGSTFGGNPVACIAGLAVLSVIERDDLLANATEQGARLSEGIAALDHPAVDHVRGQGLLRGVVLTSDIAQAVTDAALDGGFIINAPRPNVLRIAPPLIITSQQIDTFIEALPTFLGAA; from the coding sequence ATGACCGAGCTCCAGGCCCGGATCGGCGACAGCACAGCTGTCAGTGATCAACTGTCGTCCCCGACCGACCGAGGGTCGGCGGCGTTGTTGAACAGCTACGACCAACACCTGATGCACACCTTCGGCCGCCCCAAGCGGGTGTTCGTCCGCGGCGAGGGATGCTATGTCTGGGACACCGAGGGGACCAAGCATCTGGACCTGTTGTCCGGCCTTGCCGTGAACGCCCTCGGCCATGCCCACCCCACGGTGCTGTCCGCGATCACCGGGCAGATCGCCACGCTCGGTCACGTCTCGAACTTCTTCGCCACACCGTCCCAGGTCGCACTGGCCGAAAAACTGACGTCGCTGGTTGCTGCGGACGCCCCGGCGCGGGTGTTCTTCGCCAATTCGGGCACCGAGGCCAACGAGGCCGCGTTCAAGATCACCCGGCTGACCGGCAAGACCAAGATCATCTCGACCGAGGGATCGTTCCACGGACGCTCGATCGGTGCCCTGGCGATCACCGCCAACGAGAAGTACCGCAAGCCGTTCGAGCCGCTGCCCGGTGACGTCGAGTTCGTCCCGTACGGCGACATCGCGGCCCTGGAGGCGGCGATCGACGACCAGACCGCTGCCGTCGTCCTGGAACCCATCCAGGGGGAGAACGGCGTCGTGGTCCCACCGGACGGCTATCTGACCGCGGCCAGGAAGCTCGCCTCCGCGCACGGCGCCCTGCTCTGGCTGGACGAGGTGCAGACCGGGATCGGCCGCACCGGGTACTGGCTGGAGTCGATGCGCTCCGGCGTCGTCGGCGACATCGTCACCGTCGCCAAGGGCCTGGGCAACGGCTTCCCGATCGGCGCCTGCGTCGCGATCGGGCCGGCGGCCGACCTGCTGGCGCCCGGGTCCCACGGCAGCACCTTCGGCGGCAATCCTGTCGCGTGCATCGCCGGACTCGCCGTGCTGTCGGTGATCGAACGCGACGATCTGTTGGCCAACGCCACCGAGCAGGGTGCTCGTCTGAGTGAAGGGATCGCCGCTCTTGATCATCCCGCTGTCGATCATGTCCGCGGCCAGGGGCTGTTGCGTGGCGTCGTCCTGACCTCCGACATCGCTCAGGCCGTCACCGACGCAGCCCTGGACGGTGGCTTCATCATCAACGCGCCGCGACCCAATGTGCTCCGCATCGCGCCGCCGTTGATCATCACCAGCCAGCAGATCGACACCTTCATCGAGGCATTGCCGACGTTCCTAGGAGCAGCATGA